Proteins from a genomic interval of Musa acuminata AAA Group cultivar baxijiao chromosome BXJ1-9, Cavendish_Baxijiao_AAA, whole genome shotgun sequence:
- the LOC103998350 gene encoding uncharacterized protein LOC103998350, protein MAKNRNNKTKNKSNPKKDGAVPIDASTEAVVMDTSDGNPSNPALGAINRKIKKAIPVKRSKNIRKLKLIAKAIANSEKGEEKQSRNKSKMLRIHSAKSLYD, encoded by the exons ATGGCGAAGAACCGGAACAACAAAACGAAGAACAAGAGTAACCCGAAGAAGGACGGCGCCGTGCCGATAGATGCCTCCACGGAGGCCGTAG TGATGGATACGTCGGATGGAAACCCGTCAAATCCAGCTCTTGGTGCCATCAATAG AAAGATCAAGAAAGCAATACCAGTAAAGAGATCCAAGAACATCCGGAAGCTAAAACTTATAGCCAAAGCTATTGCCAACAGTGAGAAGGGAGAGGAAAAACAATCGAGGAACAAAAGTAAGATGCTGAGGATTCATTCTGCCAAGTCTTTGTATGACTAA